The following coding sequences are from one Brienomyrus brachyistius isolate T26 chromosome 15, BBRACH_0.4, whole genome shotgun sequence window:
- the tprb gene encoding translocated promoter region b, nuclear basket protein isoform X1, with protein MAAIMQLVVEHGEIAELPRATRDKLEKILCEKQSEIDSLKSRHERFKVDSEQQNFEAERHLAQSRDQLLSQTQENHKLKEDLAKINENMRILRDKEKESESLQEKLSLQESEFVKTKCGLESEKQELVRMLEKRCQEVEHLGEDLKRVSDKFAETNSTKMELQLKLDELQSSEVSFKYREKRMEQEKELLLSQNSWLNTELKEKREELLSLSRGKGSEILELKCNLESKEDEVIKLQSQVTALKTSRENLQKQAEDLISKLKDEKEKQASMEEKFRNELNAQIKLCDLYKSAAADSELKSDELSQAIKELQRLLLEAGDANKGVEARLLEMGKSKDKLEAELKEKIQGLQKELENANDLLSDPKCAGTASLTEQLTTMSPTAALVSKMIKPGMKITEVYSAYMETHEQLQLERMENKRVNQYLDEILKEVEAKVPMLKRQRDEHERVQKSVTSLSSRLEQAMKEIHRLQKERDEASKHSSVLERDNQRVELQLTDLSQQVRVLLIELEEARGNHVVHNDEDAGSTDVSSTSEVISQHLVTFRSVEELQQQNQRLLVALRELGEAKEQEEVETTSSRVAELEVNLEKAQRELVDLQEQRRHQMQLVESIVRQRDTYRVLLTQTTGVSFPVQETAATESLSLTSAPRRLPAVTPTMATPLQAAGGGAESSELAEARAALKQLQEAFNTYKNEKAEGERLLGGQTEKLLEQVSELRSQNAKTSTQLEFASKRYEMLQDNVDGYRREIASLRDTNQKVTSANQKHEQVIHTLTEDLREAKEKLTVADNRHEDLKKERDTLKMVEAQLCREKESMLAEQRGQNLLLTNLQSIQATLEKADLETRQRLNNQIEKQEREITQLQKKLEHEVEQRHLLARNQDLQLMDARKQLEVQTAMHQKTKEQLRNAEQEISTVREQLCSVEKREISILSPGSHKGLLVPNRDVEELQRQHQQAEERAKDLEERLNTTNANMEQYRAMILSLEEALDKEKQVTQQASSTIEIRLKESGEYQRRLEEKLEQAEKEKQNLLEEKRKATGGMEEQMVELRRDLSKLQVELQEAVQRAALLETHQQQAVEDSQQQAKLAAEAQEKYEQEMILHAADVEALQAVKNQARQLSQMREQLEEKALKASTQLLEARVSWEEQEKILKEEVSNLTSRTEDLQKQNDLLHEQIENLSSKLAASVKQAAQGSLLDLSLTEEGKSQDQILEILRFVRREKEIAEARFEVSQVDSLRHRQRVEHLERELKEVQDSLHAERAKVQVTLKTLAQHDELMKKTETMNVLVDTNKMLREEKEKLDQDLQRALDKVHTLEAQIVPLKESNAELSEKSGVLQSEKKLLEMDIKRWKARTQELISQQKDADPEEYKKLNAEKEAHLKRIQQLLEDSSRLKTEINRVNASITAMQSQVQNLQDNLGKVTVERDELRKRLDAKDLEMQEKVKTIVQVKKIGRRYKTQYEELKVQHDQLVAEAATQPMLEPETEQASVQEIQTLKETVSQAETKTKELEGQVENLQKVAGEREAEARSFQEQVSKLQPDLVRLRQELQERATQEEQLRQQMAEKEEKTKKVILGAKQKISQLVGAKEQLLKEMEELKLQREELEVRLGALKSQYEGRLCRQERELRELRGQQERHGEPRDENPEQGSSKAQEQQRPADRGSANVSEPPTANIKPTPLVATPSKPPPIPGNKSTPRASIRPMITPATVPTPTPTATVMPTTQVDTQEAAQPSEGPVEHVTVFGSASGSVRSTSPNVQNTLPQPLLSMQPQQQIQQTPQTQATAFVQPTQQTLVSLEVVAQEPASSTVEAMAGPSVERPSTSTMVFGTVSATPGSTIPKRVREEDLEGASDGTDTRQEETMELPTPKKPRIIQRVGPEEEVLIDEGMVDEVEVPMENREASDAGQVPTEVEYPMLEDGDEQDGGCSQAVPVDQPTEAQVCPQDPVEEQHDVIVIVSDTDSEEDEEEEEEEEEEQQDYEEEEEEDDEDDDEDDDDDDDDGTGMGDGGEESNGESGSGGGCGEPYQGDDLEGTETNDPGMENEEILGAGDSIQRLPETQMSSGEGSNSNMEPFPMESQPEQQLNVDRQVPRPPRSPRRPSHTLPPRLNIQVPLAQELGPPPQRIPIRRQFPGGRGTQGVPPVSSNAQPCFNEEDRMVPSTPTLMLPRRSDSFAEAIHSSPQVAGVPRFRFGPPEDMAQAGSDLGQLASQGGLGMYDSPLFMGEHEESGGRSVPTTPLQVAAPVTIFTETSPSDGSEHASQSVPMASTSTVVPRAHGMPSPRDDVDEALLETESDGTGAQSSMEAERQTEMEGLAQPSGSGSLSSSSQEPPSSSSDPRGSRSSRSQTKPWRAPPGRQLQRWREQRGRGFRRGVMGIRGRFAR; from the exons ATGGCGGCGATCATGCAGTTGGTGGTGGAGCACGGTGAGATAGCTGAGCTGCCCAGAGCCACCCGGGATAAATTAGAGAAGATTCTCTGCGAGAAGCAATCCGAGATAGACTCTCTTAAATCGCGCCATGAGCGATTCAAGGTGGACAGTG AGCAACAAAACTTTGAAGCTGAGAGGCATCTGGCTCAGTCTCGGGATCAGCTCTTGTCCCAAACCCAGGAGAATCACAAGCTCAAAGAAGATCTCGCCAAGATAA ATGAAAATATGAGGATTCTAAGggataaagaaaaagaaagtgaATCTCTGCAAGAGAAACTGTCACTACAAGAG TCCGAATTCGTGAAAACGAAGTGTGGGCTTGaatctgaaaaacaagaactcgTTCGAATGCTTGAGAAGAGATGCCAGGAAGTGGAACACCTTGGTG AGGATTTGAAAAGGGTGAGTGACAAATTTGCAGAGACCAATTCAACAAAGATGGAGCTCCAGTTGAAGCTGGATGAGCTTCAGTCGTCTGAGGTTTCCTTCAAG TACAGGGAGAAGAGAATGGAACAGGAGAAAGAGCTTCTGTTGAGCCAAAACTCGTGGCTGAACACCGAGCTGAAGGAAAAACGTGAGGAACTGCTCTCTCTATCCCGGGGGAAGGGCAGCGAGATCCTTGAACTGAAGTGTAAcctggaaagcaaggaagacgAG GTCATCAAGCTTCAAAGCCAAGTGACTGCCCTGAAAACATCAAGGGAGAACTTGCAGAAGCAAGCAGAGGACTTGATTAGCAAGCTGAAAGAC gagaaagagaaacaggcgTCGATGGAGGAGAAATTTCGGAACGAACTGAACGCACAGATTAAGCTCTGCGACTTGTACAAG AGCGCAGCAGCAGACTCTGAATTAAAGAGTGACGAGCTCAGCCAAGCCATTAAGGAGCTGCAGAGGCTCCTGTTGGAGGCAGGGGATG CTAACAAAGGTGTGGAGGCAAGGCTGCTGGAAATGGGGAAGTCTAAAGATAAGCTGGAGGCTGAACTGAAGGAAAAGATCCAGGGTTTGCAGAAAGAGCTGGAAAACGCCAATGATTTACTGTCTGACCCCAAGTGTGCAG GAACAGCATCACTCACAGAACAGCTGACCACGATGTCCCCGACTGCGGCACTGGTCTCAAAGATGATTAAGCCCGGCATGAAAATAACAGAG GTGTACAGCGCTTACATGGAGACTCACGAGCAGCTGCAGCTGGAGCGCATGGAAAACAAGAGGGTGAACCAGTACCTGGACGAGATCCTGAAGGAGGTGGAGGCCAAGGTGCCCATGCTGAAGCGCCAGCGCGATGAACACGAGCGAGTTCAGAAGTCCGTGACCAGCTTATCTTCTAGGCTGGAGCAGGCCATGAAG GAAATCCATCGTCTGCAGAAAGAGCGGGATGAGGCCAGCAAGCACTCCTCCGTTTTGGAAAGGGACAATCAGAGGGTTGAACTGCAGCTCACTGACTTGTCACAGCAG GTCCGTGTGCTGCTGATTGAGCTGGAGGAAGCACGCGGGAATCACGTCGTGCACAATGATGAGGACGCCGGCTCCACCGACGTCAGCAGCACCTCGGAGGTCATCTCCCAGCACCTGGTGACATTCCGCAGCGTCGAGGAGCTTCAGCAGCAGAACCAGCGTCTTCTGGTGGCGCTCAGGGAGTTGGGAGAAgcgaaggagcaggaggaggtggAAACGACCTCTTCGAG GGTGGCGGAGCTCGAGGTTAATCTGGAGAAGGCGCAGCGCGAGCTGGTCGACCTGCAGGAGCAGCGCCGCCACCAAATGCAGCTGGTGGAGTCCATCGTCCGGCAGCGGGACACGTACCGGGTCCTTCTGACCCAGACCACGGGGGTCAGCTTCCCAGTCCAGG AAACCGCCGCCACCGAGTCGCTGTCTCTGACCTCCGCGCCCCGACGCTTGCCAGCGGTGACTCCCACCATGGCCACGCCCCTGCAGGCCGCCGGGGGCGGGGCTGAGTCCTCAGAGCTTGCAGAGGCCAGAGCTGCTCTTAAACAG CTGCAAGAAGCATTTAACACGTACAAGAACGAGAAGGCTGAGGGCGAGAGGCTCCTTGGAGGTCAGACTGAGAAGCTGCTGGAGCAGGTGTCTGAACTGCGCTCCCAGAACGCCAAGACATCCACCCAGCTGGAGTTCGCCTCCAAGCG GTATGAGATGCTGCAGGACAATGTGGATGGGTACCGGCGTGAGATCGCCTCGCTGCGGGATACCAACCAGAAGGTGACCTCTGCCAACCAGAAACACGAGCAGGTCATTCATACATTGACTGAGGACTTGAGGGAGGCCAAAGAGAAGCTGACTGTGGCCGAT AACCGTCATGAGGACCTCAAGAAGGAGAGAGACACATTAAAGATGGTGGAGGCACAGTTGTGTCGGGAGAAGGAGTCCATGCTGGCCGAGCAGCGTGGACAAAATCTGCTTCTGACCAACCTGCAGTCCATCCAA GCAACTCTGGAAAAGGCAGACTTGGAGACCAGGCAGCGGCTCAACAACCAGATCGAGAAGCAGGAGCGAGAGATCACCCAGCTGCAAAAGAAGCTGGAGCACGAGGTGGagcagcgccacctgctggctcgCAACCAAGAT CTGCAGCTGATGGATGCAAGGAAGCAGCTGGAGGTGCAGACTGCCATGCACCAGAAGACCAAGGAGCAGCTGAGAAACGCCGAGCAGGAGATCAGCACTGTTCGTGAGCAGCTCTGCAGTGTCGAGAAGCGGGAAATCTCCATCCTCTCACCGGGAAGCCACAAAG GGCTACTGGTGCCCAATCGTGATGTGGAGGAACTTCAGAGGCAGCACCAGCAGGCAGAGGAGCGGGCTAAGGATCTAGAGGAACGCCTGAACACCACTAATGCCAACATGGAGCAGTATAGGGCCATGATCCTCAGTCTGGAAGAGGCGCTTGATAAAGAGAAGCAG GTCACTCAGCAGGCCAGTTCTACCATCGAGATCCGCTTGAAAGAGTCTGGGGAGTACCAGAGGCGGCTGGAAGAGAAGCTGGAACAGGCCGAGAAGGAGAAGCAGAACCTGCTGGAGGAAAAGAGGAAAGCGACCGGGGGCATGGAGGAGCAG ATGGTTGAGCTAAGGAGAGATCTGAGCAAACTTCAGGTGGAGCTCCAGGAAGCCGTACAGAGGGCAGCCCTGTTAGAAACCCACCAGCAGCAGGCCGTTGAGGACAGCCAGCAGCAG gcTAAACTCGCTGCAGAGGCTCAGGAAAAATACGAGCAGGAGATGATTCTGCACGCGGCAGATGTGGAAGCCCTCCAGGCTGTGAAGAACCAGGCCCGGCAGCTTTCCCAGATGCGCGAGCAGCTGGAGGAGAAGGCACTTAAGGCTAGCACACAGCTGCTCGAGGCTCGTGTGTCTTGGGAGGAACAAGAAAAAATACTCAAG GAGGAGGTATCCAATCTGACGTCTCGTACAGAAGATTTGCAGAAGCAGAACGATCTGCTTCACGAGCAGATTGAGAACCTGAGCAGCAAGTTGGCTGCCTCTGTCAAGCAGGCCGCCCAGGGGAGTCTGCTTGACCTCTCCCTGACTGAAGAGGGCAAGTCCCAGGACCAAATTCTCGAGATTTTGAG GTTTGTACGAAGAGAGAAGGAGATTGCCGAAGCCAGATTTGAAGTTTCTCAGGTGGACAGCTTGCGCCACAGACAGAGGGTGGAGCACCTGGAGAGGGAGCTGAAGGAGGTGCAGGATAGCCTACATGCAGAGCGTGCTAAAGTTCAG GTAACTTTGAAAACCTTGGCGCAGCATGATGAGTTGATGAAAAAGACGGAGACCATGAACGTCCTTGTGGACACCAACAAGATGCTaagggaggagaaggagaagcTTGATCAAGATCTTCAGCGGGCACTTGACAAG GTGCACACACTAGAGGCACAGATCGTGCCCCTGAAGGAGTCTAACGCAGAGTTAAGTGAGAAGAGTGGCGTCTTGCAGTCTGAGAAGAAACTTCTGGAGATGGACATCAAGCGCTGGAAGGCTCGGACACAG GAGCTGATAAGCCAGCAGAAGGACGCTGATCCTGAGGAGTACAAGAAGTTGAACGCTGAGAAGGAAGCTCACCTGAAACGCATCCAGCAGCTGTTGGAAGACTCAAGCAGGCTGAAGACTGAAATCAACAG GGTCAATGCATCCATAACCGCCATGCAGAGCCAGGTGCAAAACCTGCAGGACAATTTAGGCAAGGTGACTGTGGAGAGGGATGAGTTAAGGAAGCGTCTGGATGCTAAAGACCTCGAAATGCAAGAGAAGGTCAAGACCATAGTGCAAGTGAAGAAGATCGGCAGGCGATATAAAACCCAGTACGAGGAGCTCAAGGTCCAACACGACCAG CTGGTTGCCGAGGCAGCTACCCAGCCAATGCTGGAGCCAGAGACTGAGCAGGCCTCGGTCCAGGAGATCCAGACCTTGAAAGAAACCGTCAGTCAAGCGGAAACTAAAACCAAGGAGCTTGAGGGCCAAGTGGAGAACCTGCAGAAG GTGGCAGGTGAACGAGAGGCAGAGGCGCGGAGCTTCCAGGAGCAGGTGAGCAAGCTGCAGCCTGATCTGGTCCGCCTCaggcaggagctgcaggagcgtGCCACCCAGGAGGAGCAGCTGCGGCAGCAGAtggcggagaaggaggagaagacCAAGAAGGTCATCCTGGGGGCCAAGCAGAAGATCAGCCAGCTCGTAG GTGCCAAGGAGCAGCTGTTGAAGGAGATGGAGGAGCTGAAGCTGCAGAGGGAAGAGCTGGAGGTACGTTTGGGGGCACTGAAATCCCAGTACGAGGGCCGCCTTTGCCGGCAGGAGCGGGAGCTGAGGGAGCTGCGAGGCCAGCAGGAGCGGCACGGCGAGCCGAGGGACGAGAACCCGGAGCAGGGCTCCAGCAAG GCCCAGGAGCAGCAGAGGCCAGCCGATAGGGGaag CGCCAACGTTTCGGAGCCTCCCACGGCAAACATTAAGCCGACGCCCCTAGTGGCCACCCCCAGcaagcccccacccatccctggAAACAAGTCCACCCCCAGGGCTAGCATCCGGCCCATGATCACTCCGGCTACCGTGCCAACCCCGACTCCGACGGCCACCGTCATGCCCACCACTCAGGTGGACACGCAGGAAG CAGCACAGCCGTCCGAGGGTCCAGTGGAGCACGTCACTGTCTTCGGCAGCGCCAGCGGGTCTGTGCGCTCCACCAGCCCCAACGTCCAGAACACACTGCCGCAGCCCCTCTTAAGCATGCAGCCACAGCAGCAGATTCAGCAGACCCCTCAGACGCAGGCCACCGCCTTCGTCCAGCCCACACAGCAGACCCTGGTTTCCCTGGAGGTCGTCGCTCAAGAACCAGCTTCATCCACGGTGGAGGCGATGGCCGGTCCCTCGGTGGAGAGGCCCTCCACCTCCACTATGGTCTTCGGTACAG TTTCAGCCACGCCGGGCAGCACCATCCCCAAGAGGGTACGTGAGGAGGATCTGGAGGGAGCTTCTGACGGCACTGACACCAGGCAGGAGGAAACGATGGAGCTCCCCACCCCTAAGAAGCCCCGGATCATCCAGAGAGTGGGCCCTGAA GAAGAAGTACTGATAGATGAAGGCATGGTGGATGAAGTTGAGGTTCCGATGGAGAATCGTGAGGCTTCGGATGCTGGCCAG GTACCTACGGAGGTGGAGTACCCCATGCTGGAGGACGGGGACGAGCAGGACGGTGGCTGTTCACAGGCCGTCCCCGTGGACCAACCCACAGAGGCTCAGGTCTGCCCACAGGACCCAGTGGAAGAACAGCATGATGTCATTGTCATCGTCTCGGACACTGACagtgaggaggacgaggaggaagaggaagaggaggaagaggaacagcag GActatgaggaggaggaggaggaggatgatgaggatgatgatgaagacGATGACGACGATGACGACGATGGGACTGGCATGGGTGATGGTGGAGAAGAGAGCAATGGAGAGAGCGGCAGCGGGGGGGGGTGCGGTGAGCCGTACCAGGGAGACGATCTGGAG GGGACTGAGACCAATGACCCCGGCATGGAGAACGAGGAGATCCTGGGGGCTGGGGACTCCATCCAAAGGCTGCCCGAGACCCAGATGTCCAGTG GAGAAGGAAGCAACAGCAACATGGAGCCCTTTCCTATGGAGTCCCAGCCAGAGCAGCAGCTGAATGTTGACCGGCAGGTGCCCCGCCCACCTCGGTCGCCACGGAGACCATCTCACACCCTGCCCCCCCGACTCAATATCCAGGTCCCCCTTGCCCAGGAACTTGGGCCACCCCCGCAG CGCATTCCCATTAGACGTCAGTTCCCTGGGGGGCGAGGGACACAGGGCGTCCCTCCGGTCAGCAGCAACGCG CAGCCCTGCTTCAATGAGGAGGACCGGATGGTTCCCAGCACCCCCACGCTGATGCTCCCTCGCCGCAGTGACAGCTTCGCAGAGGCCATCCA CAGCTCTCCTCAGGTGGCCGGTGTTCCCCGGTTCCGGTTCGGTCCGCCCGAAGACATGGCCCAGGCTGGCTCGGACCTGGGACAGCTAGCTTCACAAGGAG GCCTAGGAATGTATGATAGTCCCCTCTTCATGGGGGAACATGAGGAGTCGGGGGGCCGCAGCGTGCCCACCACcccgctacaggtggcagcgcCAG TGACAATTTTCACAGAGACCAGTCCCTCCGACGGGTCGGAGCATGCCTCCCAGTCTGTTCCCATGGCGAGCACGTCCACGGTGGTTCCCCGGGCCCATGGGATGCCCAGCCCGAGGGATGACGTGGACGAGGCGCTCCTAGAGACGGAGAGTGACGG AACCGGTGCTCAGTCTAGCATGGAAgccgagagacagacagagatggaAGGACTGGCCCAGCCGTCAGGCAGCGGCAGCCTCTCGTCCAGCAGTCAGGAGCCGCCCTCCAGCTCCTCAG ACCCAAGGGGCAGCAGGAGCAGCAGGAGCCAGACCAAACCCTGGAGAGCCCCCCCTGGTCGCCAGCTGCAGCGCTGGAGAGAGCAGAGGGGCAGAGGCTTCCGGAGAG GTGTAATGGGAATAAGGGGTCGATTCGCCAGGTGA